The window GGCCGCCGAACTGGAAGCGCATGGCGGAGAGCAGGCGATCGCTGAAGGGATGGTCGACGCGCGAGCGGAAACGCGCGAACAGCGCGGCGGCGAGCACGTCCGCGGGCACCGCCTCCTCGATCGCGGCCTCGATCGTCCAGCGGCCCTCGCCGGAATCCGCGACGCGCCCTTCGAAGCCGTCGAGTCCGGGATCGCCGGCGAGCGCCGCCGCCGTGAGGTCGAGCAGCCACGAAGAGACGACGCTGCCCCGCCGCCAGACCTCCGCCACGTCGGCGACGTCGATCTCGAACCGCCGGTCCTCCGGAAGCTCCTTCGAGCCTCGGTTCCGGATGATGTCGAAGCCCTCGGCGTAGGCCTGCATCAGGCCGTACTCGATCCCGTTGTGGATCATTTTCACGAAATGGCCGGAGCCCGCCGGCCCGCAATGCATGTAGCCCTGCTCGACGCGTGGGTCGCGGCCCTCGCGCTTCGGCGTGACCGGGATGTCGCCGGCGCCCGGCGCGAGCGCCCTGAAGATCGGATCGAGCCGCTCCACGACGGGGGGCTCTCCGCCGATCATCAGGCAGTAGCCGCGCTCGCGGCCCCAGACGCCGCCCGAGGTCCCGACGTCGACATAGTGCAGGCCCTTGGGACGCAGATCCTCGCCGCGACGGACGTCGTCCTTGTAGAAGGTGTTGCCGCCGTCGATGATCACGTCGTCCGCTGCGAGCTTGCCCGCCAGAGCCGCGATCGCGTCCTCGGTGATCTTGCCCTCCGGCAGCATCACCCAGACGGCCCGCGGCGCGGACAGCGCGGCGACGAGCTCGTCGAGCGAATGGGCCGGCGTCGCGCCCTCGCCCGCCAGAGCGTCGACCGCCTTGGCGTCGACGTCATGCACCACGCACGTGTGGCCGGCGTCCATCAATCGCCGCGCGATGTTTCCGCCCATGCGGCCGAGGCCGATCACTCCGATGTTCATATTGCGATCCTGCGTCCGTCCGAAGGAGGCCCGCGGACGGGCCCGGCGACGAGTGGCGACATAATCCCTTCGACGCAGGCGCCAAGAGGCGAGCGGCATGGCGAGCGGGATGGCCGCCATGCGACGCCGAGGCTCGGACTAAGACGGAGGTCCGGGATTGACGGCGACGCGTAGACGGGGCGAGATCACGTCG is drawn from Methylopila sp. 73B and contains these coding sequences:
- the gnd gene encoding phosphogluconate dehydrogenase (NAD(+)-dependent, decarboxylating), which produces MAAIPLAMPLASWRLRRRDYVATRRRARPRASFGRTQDRNMNIGVIGLGRMGGNIARRLMDAGHTCVVHDVDAKAVDALAGEGATPAHSLDELVAALSAPRAVWVMLPEGKITEDAIAALAGKLAADDVIIDGGNTFYKDDVRRGEDLRPKGLHYVDVGTSGGVWGRERGYCLMIGGEPPVVERLDPIFRALAPGAGDIPVTPKREGRDPRVEQGYMHCGPAGSGHFVKMIHNGIEYGLMQAYAEGFDIIRNRGSKELPEDRRFEIDVADVAEVWRRGSVVSSWLLDLTAAALAGDPGLDGFEGRVADSGEGRWTIEAAIEEAVPADVLAAALFARFRSRVDHPFSDRLLSAMRFQFGGHKEAVGPETKQSKT